A region of the Chryseobacterium gotjawalense genome:
GTTCTTTAACAGCCAGCGATCTCCCTTTGATGTAGGCGCCACTGGAAGTATAGAAGAAATTATTGGCCTCGTTATGGTACAGCACGAACGGAGCAACAACGGAGGTACCATCAGCTTTCCGGTACATATTTGTTTTAAGATTCGCATCTTCCACGGGAGACATCAAATAATTGTATTCCTTTCTTTCGTCACTTCTGAACGTCATGTTCCGCTTCACCAGAACATTTCCAGTATTTACGGCGTTGTCATTCACCTGTACCAGATTGCCGTCGGATTCTAAAGTCAGACTTCCGCCGGTTGTGTTGATACCGTTCTGGATTTTGAAAAATTCTCCGGTTTTAATGGTGACCGCTGCACCATTTGTTATGGATAAAGCACAGACATCCAAATTTGCTGTTGTGGAACTGTAGGCCGACTGTATTTCTGCCGAAAGATTCGGTGCTGGCGCGGGAGTCCATATACCGTATTTGAAAACGGCTGTTTGCGTTGCGATTGTTAAAGTATTCGATGTTGGCTGCGCAGTCATTAAACATGAACCTGCATTGGAAGTCATTTGTACCGTTACCAAATCGCCCGGTGCTAATGTTGAGGTCGTAAAAGTAGCACTGTTTGTTCCTACAGGACTTCCATTTACTCTCCACTGATAGCCAGGCGTAGTTCCGCCGTTGGTTGGCGTGGCGGTGAAAGTTAACGGTGTATTAGCTCCCACACAGATGATGTTGGTTGGAGTGGCAATGGAGACGCTTGCGGTTAAGATGGGGTTGACAGTTAAAACGACTGAGTTTCCATATGTCGTTCCGCAACCATTGGTCACATAATATTGAAGCTTCTTGCCATTGTCTGCAAATGTAACTATATAAGGCACCATTAAATTTCCATATAATCCAGTACCAACTCCAGTTTCCAGTTGCCAACCTTGGATAGTAACGGCAGAACCATTCGTGGTAACCGATGGTGTGGCTGGATTCAAAGAACCTCCCGCGCATAATACTGTGGGGGTTGTGAGTGCTGCAATCGTTGGCTTATCATTTACGGTAAGCGTTACCTGATTACTGGTAGTCGTTCCGCAACCATTGGTCACATAATATTGAAGCTTCTTGCCATTGTCTGCAAATGTAACCGTGTAAGGGACTGTTAAATTTCCATATAATCCAGTACCAACTCCAGTTTCCAGTTGCCAACCTTGGGCAGTAACTGCTGAACCGTTCGTATTAACTGTTGGAGCTGTTGGATTCAAAGAACCTCCTGCGCATAATGCTGCCGGTGCGGTGATTGCCGCAATGGTTGGCTTATCATTTACCGTAAGCGCTACCGTATTACTGGTAGTCGTTCCACAACCATTGATCACATAATACCGAATCTTCTTGCCACTGTCTGCAAATGAAACTGTATAAGAAAGAGTTAGATTGGCGAATGTCCCACTACCAACACCGGTTTCCAGTTGCCAACCTTGGGCAGTAACTGCTGAACCGTTCGTCGTAACTGTTGGAGCTGCTGGATTCAAAGAACCTCCTGCGCATAATACTACCGGCGCGGTGATTGTTGCAATGGTTGGTTTATCATTTACTGTTAAAACAACAATATTGCTAGTAGTAATACCACAACTATTTGTTGCGGTGTAACGGATATTCTTTCCGTTGTCTGAAAAGGGAACGGTATAGGGAACGGTTAAAGCGGTATAAGTACTGCCTCCTGATGTTGTAGATATCTCCCAACCTTGTAAACTTACCGCAGAACCATTAGCCGTAACTGTTGGAGCTGTTGGACTCAAAGAACCTCCTGCGCATAATGCTATTGGTGTTGTGATTGCTGCAATGGTTGGTTTATCATTTACCGTTAAATTAGTTCCATTATCACTCGCCACCACCACAGGATTACTGCTCATGACACGGATTCTGTATCCCGTTCCGGCCGGAGTTCCTGGTGGAATAGTAGCTGGAATCATCCCTCTGGACTGTGGGGGATCTGTAGCTCCCGTTAAGGTCATCACTACCTGACCAATATCCACTGCCGATGCAAAACTCCCTGATGCATTAGACAACTGGGCTTTAAAAGTATTAGTCCCTGTATAAGCTCCCGTAACCTTGAATGGAACCGACACACTGGCTCCAACACAAAACGGCGCACCCGCAATAGGACCATCGATGCGTATTCCATTTTTTCTGCCAAAAGTAAAAAACCTGTTGCTTCCTATCCCTGTGGAATTATCGACTCCTTTTGTATTTGTAGTTCCCGCTAATGACGAATAAATCCCACTTGGAGTTCCACTTCCCGCAATGAGATCCAATGGTGAAATGAAAGTTTGGCGGCTTAAAGATACTGTACTGTTTGAAAAAGTTCCACTCGTTGCCAGTGACCAATATTCGGTATCGCTTAGACTTCCTACCGTTGAATCGACTGTCGGAATGGTAAAATTAGGGGTTCCTCCATTATCAGAATCAAAAGCCTCTACCTGTGCCGTCGGAGAACTCGTTGGAGCAGTTAAGTTGTTTAAAACAAAAGGAAGATAAGTTGTCCCTTTTCCAACGGGAAAATTATAGGTTGACTTTAAAGAAGTGGTCCATTTAACAGGACCATTGATAAATGAAGTGGGCTTACCTCCGACAATAGCTGTTATTGCAGGATTAGTAACATGTAACAAATTAGTTGTTGATGTCGTAAGAATACCATTGGTCATTGTTAAAATGTTGGTAACCGTAACAGCTCCTGCCAACGTTTTATATCCACTTCCTGAGGTGGTAAGATTGTTATAACCGTATGCTCCTATACTCTGATCACCATGATTATTATAATTAACCGTCCCATTCGCTGGCGTTAATCCACCACCTGTCATCGTGCCTCCTATATTTAAATCACCACCTGCACCAGTAAAAGTTACTTGATTTCTCGCATTATTACCACTCATTGTTATATCTCCACTAATATTGATGGTACCTGTGGAAAGAGATAAAATACAATTATTACCATTACCCGCAGAATCATTCATATTCACTGATCCAGCTGTAAGAGAGCCATTACCAACAGCGATCACTGTTTTTCTGTTATTATTAGTCGGGCATCTCATAGTTATTGCTCCCGAAACCACCAAAGTACCCGGTGAATTTATAGTTAGTGTATTATCACTGTTACTAGTGTTATCTATCGTTAAAGTAGCACAAACTGCACCTGCAACTGAAATTATTGGTTTGTTATTCACATTCGGTATCACAACATTATCTGCAGCTGTAGGAACTCCATTGGTATTCCAGTTACTTGCTGTATTCCAATCTGTACTGGTTGCACCAGTCCATGTTTTTTGTGCAAAAGCAAAAGAAGAAATCAAAATCAGCAGTAAGATCCAGCCCTTTTTGAGTATAGCATATTTTTTTTTCATGTTGGGTGTGTGTTGGTGTTGGTGTTGGTGTATGTTCAGAAAGAGTAATGGCAGGCGTTTTTATAACGCGCTATATCATCTTCAATTTTAAAACTTCGTAATTTTAGCGGGGCAGGCCGATACAGGCCGCAAACTCTATGTTGCGTCCTGGCAGCTGAAAAAATCTTTTAAAAAGACATCGCAGGCTATTGCAGGGAGGGTGAATGCGCTGCACCGGAGAGTGAAGAGCATCTGTTGCGAATTTGGTAGTGTGGTTGGAGAAAATAATGTCCCCCCAGAGTATAATGCATACCGAAGTAGCATCCTTTTTCTTTTTTCATCTTATTTGTGTTTTTGTTATTAAAGGATTCACATTGTTATTGATCCTTTAAAGTACAAACTTAGTCATTTTTAACTAATAAATAAAAACTATTTTTTTAAAAAATTTAGGTGATTTAACGCTAATTAACAAGTTAGTGAGCTGGATGAATGGATCTTATGGCGGAAACACCCATCCCTAAACGATTCTTCTGTTTCGCAATACCCCTTCGATGGAGGGAATATTTTCGCGTTTTATGAGAATCAGCTTTAAAAATGACTTTTTTATGGACAGACTAAACTGCGGAAATTGGTTTCTCTGATGAATATCCAATGTAAACACGGTAGGCATGAACTTAAGTGCTTGATTAATTGGATGTTTGGGCAACTGAGTGTTCAGGCCGGATAAAGCAGTCTCCAAAATAAAAGTGATTAGTTCGATTGAACCTCATCAAACAAAAAAGCCGGACAGTACGTCCGGCTTTGTATAGGGTGATATCCCAAAGGTAGGGTGTCCAATTGTATGTTCCTCAAATCAGGCTGCATTTTGGAAACATTTTGTTCGCATTTGGGTGAGATTTTTGGTGAGATGTTCTTTTTCCCAAACCTTTATTTGTGATAATAGCGTGTCTTCTAAGGCTTTTTTGAAGTTAAATTCTTTTTGTATGGCTTTATTGCTAAGTTTCGTGTAAAGTGGTAAAAATAGGACAAATGAAGTTACTCCGTTTAATTTATTGGGAGATTTTCGAGCTTTATATTTACCAAAAATAGATTCAATGATATCTGAAGAATTATGATGGGCTGCATTGGAGGTTATTATTATAACTTCCTGCGCAAGGAATTTGGATAT
Encoded here:
- a CDS encoding T9SS type A sorting domain-containing protein; its protein translation is MKKKYAILKKGWILLLILISSFAFAQKTWTGATSTDWNTASNWNTNGVPTAADNVVIPNVNNKPIISVAGAVCATLTIDNTSNSDNTLTINSPGTLVVSGAITMRCPTNNNRKTVIAVGNGSLTAGSVNMNDSAGNGNNCILSLSTGTINISGDITMSGNNARNQVTFTGAGGDLNIGGTMTGGGLTPANGTVNYNNHGDQSIGAYGYNNLTTSGSGYKTLAGAVTVTNILTMTNGILTTSTTNLLHVTNPAITAIVGGKPTSFINGPVKWTTSLKSTYNFPVGKGTTYLPFVLNNLTAPTSSPTAQVEAFDSDNGGTPNFTIPTVDSTVGSLSDTEYWSLATSGTFSNSTVSLSRQTFISPLDLIAGSGTPSGIYSSLAGTTNTKGVDNSTGIGSNRFFTFGRKNGIRIDGPIAGAPFCVGASVSVPFKVTGAYTGTNTFKAQLSNASGSFASAVDIGQVVMTLTGATDPPQSRGMIPATIPPGTPAGTGYRIRVMSSNPVVVASDNGTNLTVNDKPTIAAITTPIALCAGGSLSPTAPTVTANGSAVSLQGWEISTTSGGSTYTALTVPYTVPFSDNGKNIRYTATNSCGITTSNIVVLTVNDKPTIATITAPVVLCAGGSLNPAAPTVTTNGSAVTAQGWQLETGVGSGTFANLTLSYTVSFADSGKKIRYYVINGCGTTTSNTVALTVNDKPTIAAITAPAALCAGGSLNPTAPTVNTNGSAVTAQGWQLETGVGTGLYGNLTVPYTVTFADNGKKLQYYVTNGCGTTTSNQVTLTVNDKPTIAALTTPTVLCAGGSLNPATPSVTTNGSAVTIQGWQLETGVGTGLYGNLMVPYIVTFADNGKKLQYYVTNGCGTTYGNSVVLTVNPILTASVSIATPTNIICVGANTPLTFTATPTNGGTTPGYQWRVNGSPVGTNSATFTTSTLAPGDLVTVQMTSNAGSCLMTAQPTSNTLTIATQTAVFKYGIWTPAPAPNLSAEIQSAYSSTTANLDVCALSITNGAAVTIKTGEFFKIQNGINTTGGSLTLESDGNLVQVNDNAVNTGNVLVKRNMTFRSDERKEYNYLMSPVEDANLKTNMYRKADGTSVVAPFVLYHNEANNFFYTSSGAYIKGRSLAVKEPLLSSEAVATAFFEGKPTNGLINYGLAYSGAAFGYNLVGNPYPSNLDLNALYANNKTEIESTFRFWDNTVNSVYEQQGSGYSGNAYAIYNAASGTNGTGLPAPGTDLPAPGLPKGSKTPNKIAKTAQGFMVKALGAGKILKYSNTTRLEINTDAVFYGRQGTDDRYWLAMKAPSGITSMIAVVYFGAGNMAFGMDDSRAVSSSDGLYSYAENEKVAINGRSTFVNTDKINLGSSHFVQGNYTIALGDREGTFANGQNIYLKDKQTGVITNLSEGNYTFASNAGESTGRFEIIYQPEAVLATDAATKEELVIYRDNSDFVVKAETKQITGIEVYDAAGRLIYRVQPNSKTAVIAADRLVNGMYILKINQNETMSVKKILK